Proteins encoded in a region of the Pseudothermotoga elfii DSM 9442 = NBRC 107921 genome:
- the fabF gene encoding beta-ketoacyl-ACP synthase II: MRRVLITGMGIVSPIGIGKEKVLESLKKSYIAADTIKSFDPADLPVKIASEIKDFNPEEFLDRKLVRRTDRFVHFALVAVKEALEQAKLDLSLHSERTAVLIASGMGGFITLDNENNKFLSGGPGKVSPFLIPMLLINMASGIVAIEYGLKGVNFAPVSACAASGHAIALGSMLIRHGYADVAVVGGAEATIAPLPITGFANMKALSTRNDKPKEASRPFDASRDGFVMGEGAAVLVLEAEEIAKDRKADVLAEVKGYGMNDDAYHMSAPDPEGTGAEKAMRMALKDAGISPDKIQYVSCHATSTPAGDAAEAKAIEKLFGREVFVNSTKTLMGHLLGAAAAAETVVGILQMHNHFLHAMPNLDEKDPEIKINVVGKKPVEIHFDNFVKNSFGFGGHNTSLVIGRYES; the protein is encoded by the coding sequence GTGCGTAGGGTTCTTATAACAGGTATGGGGATCGTATCTCCAATAGGAATAGGAAAAGAAAAAGTACTCGAATCACTTAAAAAGTCTTACATAGCAGCTGATACGATAAAGAGTTTTGATCCAGCTGACCTTCCGGTGAAGATAGCATCTGAAATTAAAGACTTCAACCCTGAAGAATTTCTGGATAGAAAACTTGTTCGCAGGACGGATAGATTTGTACATTTCGCTCTTGTTGCTGTTAAAGAAGCACTTGAACAGGCCAAACTGGATCTGTCATTGCATTCTGAACGTACAGCAGTTTTAATAGCTTCAGGTATGGGAGGTTTCATAACGCTGGACAATGAGAATAACAAATTTCTTTCGGGCGGTCCGGGTAAAGTGAGCCCGTTTTTGATACCAATGCTTTTGATAAACATGGCTTCTGGAATTGTAGCAATTGAATATGGGCTCAAGGGAGTAAATTTTGCCCCTGTAAGTGCATGTGCAGCGTCAGGACATGCTATAGCGCTTGGGTCAATGTTGATCAGACACGGTTATGCTGACGTTGCTGTAGTAGGTGGTGCGGAAGCGACAATAGCACCGTTGCCAATAACGGGTTTTGCAAATATGAAGGCTTTGTCAACCAGAAACGATAAACCAAAAGAAGCTTCGAGACCTTTCGATGCCAGTCGTGATGGATTTGTCATGGGAGAAGGAGCGGCAGTTCTGGTGCTTGAGGCTGAAGAAATTGCGAAAGATAGGAAAGCAGATGTACTTGCTGAAGTAAAAGGGTATGGAATGAACGACGATGCATATCATATGAGTGCCCCGGATCCGGAGGGGACGGGCGCAGAAAAAGCTATGCGAATGGCTTTGAAAGATGCTGGAATCTCTCCTGACAAAATACAGTATGTTAGTTGCCATGCCACAAGTACACCAGCGGGAGACGCAGCTGAGGCGAAAGCTATCGAAAAACTCTTTGGACGAGAAGTCTTTGTCAATAGCACCAAAACTCTTATGGGGCATCTTCTCGGAGCGGCAGCGGCAGCAGAAACTGTTGTTGGGATCCTGCAAATGCACAACCATTTTCTTCATGCGATGCCCAATCTTGATGAAAAAGACCCTGAAATAAAAATTAATGTTGTTGGTAAGAAACCGGTTGAAATTCATTTTGACAATTTTGTGAAAAACTCATTTGGCTTTGGTGGTCACAATACATCCCTTGTAATAGGGAGGTATGAATCTTGA
- the fabZ gene encoding 3-hydroxyacyl-ACP dehydratase FabZ: protein MNIDEIKQILPHRFPMLLVDRIVEKSEDHAKAIKNVTASEIFFLGHFPAYPIYPGVLIIEGLAQTAGLMLLNRGESVIPVFAGIDNARFKSEVRPGDVLEYEVWLKERKLGMAKVEAIAKVQGKIVATATLLVGVRKNEK from the coding sequence TTGAATATCGATGAAATTAAGCAAATTCTGCCACACCGGTTTCCTATGCTACTTGTTGACAGAATCGTTGAAAAAAGTGAAGATCACGCTAAAGCTATCAAAAATGTGACTGCATCTGAAATATTTTTTCTGGGTCATTTCCCTGCATATCCCATTTATCCGGGTGTTTTGATAATAGAAGGCCTTGCTCAAACGGCCGGGTTGATGCTTCTAAATCGGGGCGAGTCAGTTATTCCAGTTTTTGCTGGTATAGATAATGCGAGGTTCAAATCTGAAGTTAGACCCGGGGATGTTCTGGAATATGAGGTGTGGCTCAAGGAAAGAAAACTTGGTATGGCGAAGGTGGAAGCAATTGCGAAAGTTCAGGGAAAAATAGTTGCAACAGCAACTCTCCTGGTTGGAGTGAGAAAGAATGAAAAATAG
- a CDS encoding nitronate monooxygenase: MKNRVTELLKIKYPILMGGMAWAGTPALAAAVSQAGGLGIIGSGAMRPDELEIAIRTVKNLTDKPFGVNIMLASPYADQLVEVVISEKVPVVTFGAGNPAKYIPNLKKSGAAVIPVVASDSFAKLVERAGADAVVAEGMESGGHIGEVSTVVLTNRVSKSVTVPVIAAGGIADGRGMAAAFALGAEGIQMGTRFLATIEAEIHESYKKKILTASIRDTVVTGAKLGHPARVLKTPFAKKVCELEVNNSLEAEQVLVGSLREAVLNGNLERGSFMAGQCAGLIDEILSVKDVIEKIMREFVETVKKLYEEVKK, encoded by the coding sequence ATGAAAAATAGGGTAACCGAACTTTTGAAAATAAAGTATCCGATTTTAATGGGTGGAATGGCATGGGCTGGAACTCCAGCTCTTGCCGCAGCTGTCTCTCAGGCGGGCGGACTTGGGATAATAGGTTCAGGAGCAATGAGACCGGATGAACTTGAGATAGCTATACGAACTGTAAAAAACCTTACTGATAAACCTTTCGGGGTAAATATAATGCTTGCCTCACCTTATGCAGATCAACTTGTGGAAGTCGTCATCTCTGAAAAAGTTCCTGTTGTGACTTTTGGTGCTGGCAACCCGGCAAAATACATTCCGAATCTTAAAAAAAGTGGTGCAGCTGTCATACCAGTAGTTGCATCAGATTCATTTGCAAAATTGGTGGAGAGAGCAGGTGCTGATGCAGTTGTAGCAGAAGGTATGGAATCAGGTGGGCATATTGGCGAAGTAAGTACGGTGGTTCTCACTAACAGGGTTTCTAAAAGTGTGACAGTTCCAGTTATTGCGGCCGGAGGGATAGCAGATGGCAGAGGTATGGCAGCAGCTTTTGCGCTTGGTGCTGAGGGTATTCAAATGGGAACGAGATTTCTGGCGACGATAGAAGCAGAGATCCACGAAAGTTACAAAAAAAAGATACTGACAGCTTCAATAAGGGACACAGTCGTCACGGGAGCAAAACTCGGTCATCCAGCAAGAGTTCTGAAAACACCGTTTGCAAAAAAAGTTTGCGAGCTTGAAGTCAATAATTCTCTGGAGGCGGAACAGGTTCTGGTTGGAAGCCTTCGTGAAGCTGTTTTGAATGGAAATCTGGAGAGAGGATCTTTTATGGCTGGTCAGTGCGCTGGATTAATCGATGAAATATTATCTGTTAAGGATGTTATTGAGAAAATTATGAGAGAGTTCGTAGAGACTGTGAAAAAACTCTATGAGGAGGTGAAAAAATGA
- the fabD gene encoding ACP S-malonyltransferase: protein MKAFLFPGQGSQYSGMGNDLTSFSRAYYFFETAREVLGIDIFQVMNGDEDFLKLTENAQPAIYIASYIAFDELIRAGYVPSLLAGHSLGEYTALAAADVYDFETGLYLVRKRGEYISQSVKPGEGTMAAVIGAKIDEIEAAISDIDNVWVANHNSEDQVVISGMVESVRIAIERLKKIAKRVAELKVSGPFHTPLLESAREKMAHELRGIKFRKPRWPIVMNSTGRETTDPEKIRENILSQICGPVLWYDSINRMIQLGAKSFIEVGPQKVLTNLLKRSKSAPCKHFTEIVFERQFEAVGI, encoded by the coding sequence ATGAAAGCTTTTCTTTTTCCGGGTCAGGGATCACAATATTCTGGAATGGGGAATGATCTCACTTCGTTTTCAAGGGCATATTATTTCTTCGAGACCGCGAGAGAGGTACTTGGGATAGATATTTTCCAGGTAATGAACGGTGACGAAGATTTTTTAAAGTTAACAGAAAATGCTCAGCCGGCTATTTACATAGCAAGCTACATTGCTTTTGACGAACTTATAAGGGCAGGATATGTTCCATCGTTGCTGGCGGGACACAGTCTCGGTGAATATACAGCACTTGCTGCGGCAGATGTGTATGACTTTGAAACCGGCCTGTATCTTGTCAGAAAAAGAGGAGAATATATATCTCAGTCAGTCAAACCCGGCGAAGGAACTATGGCAGCAGTGATAGGTGCAAAAATTGATGAGATAGAAGCTGCGATATCGGATATAGACAATGTATGGGTTGCAAATCATAATTCCGAAGATCAGGTAGTTATCAGTGGTATGGTTGAATCCGTGAGAATTGCCATAGAGAGATTGAAAAAAATTGCAAAGAGAGTTGCAGAGTTAAAAGTCAGTGGACCGTTTCATACTCCTCTATTAGAATCAGCAAGGGAAAAAATGGCCCATGAACTGCGCGGAATAAAATTCAGGAAGCCTCGTTGGCCAATCGTTATGAACAGTACCGGTCGTGAAACGACTGATCCAGAGAAAATAAGAGAAAATATTCTGAGTCAAATTTGTGGACCTGTTTTGTGGTATGACAGCATTAATAGAATGATTCAGCTCGGTGCGAAATCGTTTATTGAGGTGGGCCCCCAGAAAGTGCTCACCAATCTTTTAAAAAGATCTAAATCGGCACCGTGTAAGCATTTTACGGAAATAGTTTTTGAAAGGCAATTCGAAGCTGTTGGAATATGA
- a CDS encoding ClC family H(+)/Cl(-) exchange transporter, whose amino-acid sequence MGGSGYRKNRYFADILSTKKVLTNKLIFKSFLTGAVSGLVVVLYRLSITCAENIRSSIKYGSWFIFWIFMTVGFSLIIWWITKKVPHVNGSGIPQVRAILLRKINYEPLKVLLGKFFGGFLAIINGFSLGREGPSVQIGASVGLIFSNKFAKNDLEKKHMIVAGSSAGLAAAFNAPFAAVIFSIEELQRNISPLTLLTSMIAAITAGYISKVVFGVAPIFDLKLSSVLPLKYYPLILGLGVVIGIFGAFFTKSILWFSEQMGKLKVFSLMIPTIAAWFFLLKIPQVLGGGHELIMDVAHGLFSAKMLIVLLVLKFYFTMISYGSKAPGGIFLPMLAIGALIGSAYYHLINVFWNFNDSYLTNFVVLGMASYFASVVRAPITGIALVTELVGSFNHLLSLSVVSISAYIISSLFKVSSVYDMLFERLPLSKTAQAKRTSVIRVTVTPDSELAGLKIKDCVLPESCLIAFIKRDNNEIIPNGETVIHPGDVLTIILNQNDEIPHFLPPGRGVIESNEVLSFIKNE is encoded by the coding sequence ATGGGTGGTTCAGGTTATAGAAAAAACAGATATTTTGCAGATATTCTCAGCACAAAAAAGGTGCTCACCAACAAATTGATATTTAAAAGTTTCCTGACTGGCGCTGTGTCTGGTCTGGTAGTTGTTCTTTATAGACTTTCGATTACATGCGCTGAAAATATAAGAAGTTCGATAAAGTATGGCAGCTGGTTTATTTTCTGGATATTCATGACAGTTGGCTTTTCGCTCATCATTTGGTGGATTACCAAAAAAGTACCGCATGTAAACGGCAGTGGTATACCACAGGTCAGAGCCATTTTGCTGAGAAAAATTAATTATGAACCGTTAAAAGTTCTTCTCGGAAAATTTTTTGGAGGTTTCTTGGCAATAATAAACGGCTTTTCACTTGGCAGAGAAGGACCGTCTGTTCAGATAGGAGCTTCAGTAGGGCTCATATTTTCAAATAAATTTGCTAAAAATGATCTTGAAAAAAAGCATATGATTGTTGCTGGTTCAAGTGCCGGACTTGCCGCTGCCTTTAATGCTCCATTTGCCGCTGTCATTTTCTCGATAGAGGAACTGCAAAGAAATATATCTCCGCTAACTCTTTTAACTTCGATGATAGCAGCTATAACAGCTGGATATATTTCAAAAGTTGTGTTTGGAGTGGCTCCAATATTTGATCTGAAACTCTCCAGTGTATTACCTTTAAAGTACTATCCACTCATACTTGGTTTAGGAGTAGTAATTGGTATTTTTGGTGCATTCTTCACCAAGAGCATCCTGTGGTTTTCAGAACAGATGGGAAAATTGAAGGTATTCAGTTTAATGATCCCTACAATAGCTGCCTGGTTTTTCCTGTTGAAAATCCCGCAGGTTCTGGGTGGAGGACACGAATTAATAATGGACGTTGCACATGGACTTTTTTCAGCAAAAATGTTGATTGTCTTACTTGTTTTGAAATTTTATTTTACAATGATCAGTTATGGCTCAAAGGCACCTGGTGGTATTTTTTTGCCAATGCTCGCAATTGGTGCTCTTATTGGTAGTGCATATTATCATTTGATAAACGTGTTCTGGAATTTTAATGATTCCTATTTAACTAATTTTGTAGTCCTGGGTATGGCCAGTTATTTTGCCAGTGTGGTCAGGGCACCAATAACTGGCATAGCACTTGTTACAGAACTTGTTGGATCTTTCAACCATTTACTGTCGCTTTCCGTTGTTTCCATATCTGCCTATATCATATCGAGCCTGTTTAAAGTGTCTTCCGTTTATGATATGCTTTTCGAAAGGCTTCCTTTATCAAAAACAGCGCAAGCAAAACGTACATCTGTCATCAGAGTAACTGTCACACCCGATTCTGAGCTTGCTGGCCTGAAAATTAAGGATTGCGTTTTGCCTGAAAGCTGTCTTATCGCATTCATAAAACGCGATAACAATGAAATAATACCAAACGGTGAAACAGTAATTCATCCGGGAGACGTTTTGACTATTATTCTCAACCAAAACGATGAGATTCCACATTTTCTGCCTCCCGGAAGAGGGGTTATTGAAAGTAACGAGGTTCTTTCATTCATCAAAAATGAATAG
- a CDS encoding ribonucleoside triphosphate reductase → MKNMVEQYLLLKDWRIRENSNMNYSLQGLNNHIVSEITSDYWLKCVYTEKISKAHMEGDFHIHDLNLLAPYCCGWDLRDLLINGFGGVDQKIESKPPRHFRVALMQIVNFFYTLQGEAAGAQAFSNVDTLLAPFIAYDKLSYQEVVQCLQEFVFNLNVPTRVGFQTPFVNITMDVVVPKYMANEPVIVGGQFQEKTYGEFQQEMDMFNKAFCEVMLEGDARGRVFSFPIPTYNVTGNFPWESEVGYMILQMTAKYGIPYFANFVSSGLSPEDVRSMCCRLRLDNRELYIRGGGLFGANPMTGSIGVVTINMPRIGYLSGTEEEFFKRLNSIMEIAKESLIVKRNAIEKFTEWGLYPYSKVCLKKVKKFFGQYWHNHFSTIGLVGMHEALMNFFKRGIDTPEGKTFAMRVLDFMREKLLIFQQETGTLFNLEATPAEGASYRLAKLDKECFKNIYTSGENEPYYTNSTQLPVNYTDDLFRALQIQEDLQLKYTGGTVFHIFLGEKVEDAYSLGALIKRIFENYRLPYITVTPTFSICRDHGYIGGEEYSCPVCGQPTEVWSRVVGFYRPVQNWNPGKREEFIHRVNYVVN, encoded by the coding sequence ATGAAAAACATGGTTGAACAGTATTTGCTGTTGAAAGACTGGCGTATCAGAGAGAACAGTAACATGAATTATTCGTTGCAGGGGTTAAATAATCACATTGTTTCAGAGATTACATCCGATTACTGGCTTAAATGTGTATATACAGAGAAAATCTCTAAAGCCCATATGGAGGGAGATTTTCACATACACGATTTGAATTTGCTTGCTCCATACTGTTGTGGTTGGGATTTGAGAGATCTTTTAATCAACGGATTTGGTGGGGTTGATCAAAAGATAGAGAGTAAACCGCCAAGACATTTCAGGGTAGCTTTGATGCAAATTGTCAATTTTTTCTACACGTTACAAGGCGAAGCTGCCGGTGCTCAAGCTTTTTCAAATGTTGATACGCTTCTGGCACCTTTTATTGCTTACGATAAACTTTCTTATCAAGAAGTAGTTCAATGTCTTCAGGAATTTGTTTTTAATCTAAATGTTCCAACCAGAGTGGGATTTCAAACTCCTTTTGTGAATATAACAATGGATGTAGTTGTTCCAAAGTATATGGCGAATGAACCTGTTATTGTAGGTGGTCAGTTTCAGGAAAAAACATATGGTGAATTTCAGCAGGAAATGGATATGTTTAACAAGGCGTTTTGTGAAGTGATGTTAGAAGGCGATGCGAGAGGAAGAGTCTTTAGTTTTCCAATACCTACATATAATGTGACCGGGAATTTCCCATGGGAAAGTGAAGTCGGGTATATGATTTTACAGATGACTGCCAAGTACGGTATACCTTATTTTGCCAATTTTGTGAGCTCGGGTTTATCGCCCGAGGATGTTCGAAGCATGTGTTGCAGGCTCAGATTAGACAACCGAGAGCTTTACATAAGAGGTGGTGGGCTTTTTGGGGCAAATCCAATGACGGGATCCATAGGTGTGGTAACTATCAATATGCCGAGGATAGGGTATTTATCTGGAACCGAGGAAGAGTTTTTCAAAAGATTGAATTCTATTATGGAGATAGCAAAAGAAAGCCTTATTGTAAAAAGAAATGCAATAGAGAAATTCACAGAATGGGGATTGTATCCGTATTCAAAGGTCTGTTTGAAAAAAGTTAAAAAATTTTTTGGACAGTATTGGCACAATCATTTCAGTACGATAGGACTTGTTGGTATGCATGAAGCTTTGATGAACTTTTTCAAAAGAGGAATAGATACACCAGAAGGAAAAACTTTTGCAATGCGTGTTCTTGATTTCATGCGGGAAAAGCTGTTGATTTTTCAACAAGAAACCGGTACCCTTTTCAACCTTGAAGCAACGCCAGCTGAAGGTGCATCTTACAGACTGGCAAAACTTGATAAAGAGTGCTTCAAAAATATTTACACAAGTGGAGAAAATGAGCCTTATTACACAAATTCTACACAATTACCGGTGAATTACACAGATGATTTGTTTAGAGCTCTACAGATTCAAGAGGATTTACAGTTAAAATACACAGGCGGAACAGTTTTTCACATATTTCTGGGGGAAAAAGTTGAGGATGCATACAGCCTTGGAGCACTCATAAAGAGAATTTTTGAAAATTATAGACTTCCCTATATCACCGTAACCCCTACTTTCAGCATTTGCCGTGATCATGGTTATATCGGTGGAGAGGAATATTCCTGTCCAGTTTGTGGTCAGCCGACAGAAGTGTGGAGCAGAGTGGTGGGATTCTACAGACCAGTTCAAAACTGGAATCCTGGAAAACGAGAAGAATTCATTCATAGAGTAAATTATGTTGTTAATTGA
- a CDS encoding anaerobic ribonucleoside-triphosphate reductase activating protein: MLLIEVDGPMYVQGWVKVSLLDFPKEPCSTVFISGCNLRCPYCHNSMLVTVDKSLAQTKWKEVLAWIKSNRKLINAVCITGGEPTLRKDLYLMIHLAKELGIKVKLDTNGTQPYIIEKLIRLKMVDFVAMDIKAPLSKYEKVCRASVDLDSIKRSVEVIRSLAPEYEFRTTYHPDLLSVEDFLEICKWLDRSSNYVLQRCRIGENLDPSFNKMPVYYSLGEIIKLLRNHFQHFTLRGFSEFA; the protein is encoded by the coding sequence ATGTTGTTAATTGAGGTTGATGGACCGATGTATGTTCAAGGATGGGTCAAAGTAAGTTTGCTGGATTTTCCAAAAGAACCATGTTCTACTGTTTTTATCTCTGGGTGCAATTTGAGATGCCCATACTGCCATAATTCGATGCTTGTTACAGTTGATAAGTCTCTGGCACAGACAAAATGGAAAGAAGTTCTCGCATGGATCAAAAGCAACAGAAAACTTATAAATGCAGTATGTATAACAGGAGGAGAACCAACTTTAAGAAAAGATCTTTATTTAATGATCCATCTTGCAAAAGAATTAGGAATTAAGGTCAAACTTGATACAAATGGCACCCAACCATATATTATTGAAAAATTGATCAGGTTGAAAATGGTTGATTTCGTTGCAATGGATATAAAGGCTCCATTGAGCAAATATGAGAAGGTATGTCGTGCATCTGTAGATTTAGATTCCATAAAAAGATCAGTTGAGGTAATAAGATCACTTGCCCCAGAATACGAATTTCGCACTACTTATCATCCGGACCTGCTCTCCGTAGAAGATTTTTTGGAGATTTGCAAATGGCTGGACAGGTCATCAAATTACGTTCTTCAGCGATGTAGAATCGGAGAAAATCTTGATCCATCTTTCAACAAAATGCCAGTATATTACAGTTTAGGAGAAATTATCAAATTACTCAGAAATCATTTTCAGCATTTCACTTTGAGAGGATTTAGTGAGTTCGCGTAA